The Terriglobia bacterium genome includes a window with the following:
- a CDS encoding DUF2911 domain-containing protein yields the protein MKRLVTTTFGLAVALALALPSCAANGRDKTEIQLNGKAVSIDYGRPSLHGRTVGDMLSKLQPGQFWRLGADSSTTFETGADLAFGNETVPAGTYSLWAEKTQGNKWDLVFNKQHGQWGTDHDPKQDFVKVPLEESKADNSAEMVTIKLSQMGEGGHFSVQWGDLMLATHFQAK from the coding sequence ATGAAACGGTTAGTGACGACGACCTTCGGGTTGGCTGTGGCGCTGGCACTTGCGCTGCCTTCATGCGCGGCGAATGGGAGGGACAAAACTGAGATTCAGTTAAACGGAAAGGCGGTTTCCATTGACTACGGGCGTCCTTCGCTTCACGGCAGGACGGTTGGGGACATGCTGTCCAAACTGCAGCCGGGGCAGTTCTGGCGTCTGGGCGCAGACTCTTCCACGACTTTTGAAACCGGCGCGGACCTTGCATTCGGCAACGAGACTGTTCCGGCAGGCACCTACAGCCTGTGGGCCGAGAAAACGCAAGGCAACAAATGGGACCTGGTGTTTAACAAACAACACGGCCAGTGGGGAACCGACCACGATCCAAAACAGGATTTCGTGAAGGTGCCGCTCGAAGAGTCCAAAGCGGATAACTCGGCTGAAATGGTCACCATCAAACTGAGCCAGATGGGCGAGGGCGGTCACTTTTCCGTTCAGTGGGGGGACCTGATGCTGGCAACACACTTTCAAGCCAAGTAG
- a CDS encoding RluA family pseudouridine synthase codes for MPCNGPPGEELREFVAADEDAGRRLDVFLAERMADWSRSQLQQLIRSGLVKIDGQPASKAGEKVEAGGRISILAKHEPIEAFAEELPLTIRHEDEDLAVVDKAAGMAVHIGVGTRSGTLVNALLFHLGNGLSSVAGEMRPGIVHRLDKMTSGLIVVAKNDAAHRALADQFRARTVHKRYQTLVHGRVEAEQGKIEALIGRDPAKRARMKVDGIAARDALTLYRVARRFHHFTLVDAEPRTGRTHQIRVHFAYIHHPVVGDRMYGAPAKARVGSQDRPTLDRNFLHAAQIEFVHPRTGVPMRFASPLPPRLAAFLDILEQQDR; via the coding sequence ATGCCATGTAACGGGCCTCCAGGCGAGGAGTTGCGGGAGTTTGTGGCGGCGGATGAAGACGCCGGGCGCAGACTGGATGTTTTCCTTGCTGAACGCATGGCGGACTGGAGCCGCAGCCAGTTGCAGCAATTGATCCGGTCAGGCCTGGTGAAGATTGATGGACAGCCCGCCTCAAAAGCGGGTGAAAAAGTGGAAGCCGGCGGGCGCATCAGCATTCTGGCAAAGCATGAACCGATCGAGGCCTTTGCTGAAGAATTGCCCCTGACGATTCGGCACGAAGATGAAGACCTTGCGGTGGTGGATAAGGCTGCGGGCATGGCGGTCCACATTGGCGTGGGGACCCGGTCCGGCACCCTGGTGAACGCTCTACTTTTCCATCTGGGCAACGGTCTATCGAGCGTTGCCGGTGAGATGCGGCCGGGGATTGTTCATCGCCTCGACAAGATGACCTCCGGCCTGATCGTGGTGGCAAAGAATGACGCCGCGCATCGCGCGCTGGCAGACCAGTTCCGAGCGCGGACCGTGCATAAGCGCTACCAGACGCTGGTGCACGGGCGCGTGGAGGCGGAGCAGGGGAAAATCGAGGCGCTCATCGGACGAGATCCCGCCAAACGGGCGCGAATGAAGGTGGACGGCATCGCGGCGCGGGACGCCCTCACGCTCTACCGCGTGGCGCGGCGCTTCCATCACTTCACGCTGGTGGATGCTGAACCACGCACCGGCAGGACCCATCAAATCCGCGTCCACTTCGCTTATATTCATCACCCGGTGGTCGGCGATCGCATGTACGGGGCGCCGGCCAAGGCCCGCGTCGGGTCGCAGGACCGGCCCACGCTGGACAGGAACTTCCTGCATGCGGCGCAAATCGAGTTTGTGCATCCCCGAACCGGCGTGCCGATGCGCTTTGCCTCGCCGCTGCCGCCCAGGCTGGCTGCCTTTCTCGACATTCTGGAGCAGCAGGACCGTTGA
- the lspA gene encoding signal peptidase II → MADESSHAVDAPAMPGWLARRAQSIRRVLYLLIVFLIFAADQMTKSFVERTIPHGVAVPVIPGFFDLIHTENSGIAFSLFAGAPDSWKMVLMIGVSIALLVAVVIVALKSKEMNWGTGVGLALVVGGACSNLLDRIRFGQVLDFLDFYHRSYHWATFNLADSAIVAGAGLLLLEILLSK, encoded by the coding sequence ATGGCGGATGAATCCTCCCATGCCGTGGATGCCCCCGCGATGCCCGGATGGCTGGCCAGACGCGCGCAGTCGATCCGGCGAGTCCTCTACTTGCTGATCGTTTTCCTGATTTTTGCAGCCGACCAGATGACAAAAAGCTTCGTGGAGCGTACCATTCCCCACGGCGTGGCGGTCCCGGTAATCCCTGGATTTTTCGATCTGATTCATACGGAAAACAGCGGCATCGCCTTCAGCCTGTTTGCTGGCGCTCCCGATTCCTGGAAGATGGTCCTGATGATCGGGGTCTCGATTGCGCTGCTGGTCGCCGTCGTGATTGTTGCTCTGAAGAGCAAGGAAATGAACTGGGGAACCGGCGTGGGTCTGGCGCTTGTGGTGGGCGGCGCGTGCTCGAACCTGCTGGACCGGATCCGCTTTGGCCAGGTGCTTGATTTTCTCGACTTCTATCACCGGAGCTACCACTGGGCCACCTTTAACCTCGCGGACAGCGCCATCGTGGCAGGGGCGGGGCTCCTGCTTCTAGAGATCCTGCTTTCAAAGTAA
- the ileS gene encoding isoleucine--tRNA ligase has translation MRKALDLKQTLNLPQTKFSMKANLPQNEPRWLARWAEEDLYSQIREARKDSPLFTLHDGPPYANGRIHLGTALNKILKDFIIKWRTLAGFNAPYVPGWDCHGLPIEINVDKELGAKKRQMSTVEIRRACRRYAEKYIDLQREDFKRLGVFGEWSRPYLTMDPSYQALIAENFLTFLEKGYVYRGLKPVYWCIHDKTALAEAEVEYEEHTSPSIYVRYRVISDLSAIAPQLKGREAYVIIWTTTPWTLPASMAVAFHPDFEYVAASDGGKDGPVYILEARRHGPAMAETGLNAPEVLARFPGKKLDRIEIQHPFLERKLLGVLADYVTAEDGTGLVHTAPGHGREDYDTGMRYGLEIYSPVGDAGEFTEGLPEYKGKKVFEANESIINLVKSRGNLMGPAGRLTHSYPHCWRCHNPIIFRANEQWFVSIDHERLRERSLEEIRKVRWSPDWGEERISNMIATRPDWCISRQRAWGVPITIFHCIDCNKPLLDASLARRAIELFKKESADAWYTHDVTDLLPPGATCPGCGGGNLRKETDILDVWFDSGSSHTAVLGHRPDLPWPADVYLEGGDQYRGWFHSSLLVGMVTKGGAPYRVVLTNGWALDAQGRAMSKSLGNVIDPNEVIKTHGAEILRLWVASIDFREDVVISSEILTRLSEAYRKLRNTFRYCLSNLYDFDPAGNSVRGDQLGEIDCWAHVETANLLERVYAAYNEDAFHKVYRAIYDFATIELSSFYFDILKDRLYTAPAQSVRRRAAQTTLYRIADALVRAVAPLMCFTAEEVWAHLPPDSSREPSVHLAQFTPTSSLRDEVPAPCQQKLDNWPRLIEVRDVALKALESARREDVIHSPLEARLILSGDENFGPLLEQYRSELPTLLIVSQVQLEPYTSSAAESSVPGLKIRIERASGGKCARCWNYSEQVGKDDVYPEVCERCLAALHEIESEAD, from the coding sequence AGAAGACCTGTACAGCCAGATTCGGGAGGCGCGGAAGGATTCGCCGCTCTTTACGCTGCACGACGGCCCGCCCTACGCCAACGGCCGCATTCACCTGGGCACCGCGCTGAACAAAATCCTCAAAGACTTCATCATCAAGTGGAGAACGCTGGCGGGATTCAACGCTCCTTACGTTCCGGGTTGGGACTGCCACGGATTGCCCATCGAGATCAACGTTGACAAGGAACTCGGCGCGAAGAAGCGGCAGATGAGCACAGTTGAAATCCGCCGGGCGTGCCGCCGTTACGCCGAAAAGTATATCGACCTTCAGCGGGAAGATTTCAAGCGGCTGGGAGTTTTTGGCGAGTGGTCGAGACCCTACCTCACCATGGACCCCTCCTACCAGGCGCTGATTGCGGAAAACTTTCTGACGTTTCTCGAAAAGGGCTACGTTTATCGCGGATTGAAGCCTGTGTACTGGTGCATACACGACAAAACTGCGCTGGCCGAGGCGGAGGTTGAATATGAAGAGCACACCAGCCCGTCGATTTATGTGCGCTACCGGGTGATTTCGGATTTGAGCGCCATTGCACCGCAACTGAAGGGGCGCGAGGCGTACGTCATCATCTGGACCACCACACCATGGACGCTTCCGGCCAGCATGGCGGTGGCGTTCCACCCCGATTTCGAATACGTGGCGGCCAGCGACGGCGGCAAAGACGGCCCCGTTTACATCCTGGAAGCGCGGCGGCATGGACCGGCGATGGCGGAGACCGGCTTGAATGCGCCTGAGGTGCTGGCGCGCTTTCCGGGCAAGAAACTCGACCGAATCGAGATACAGCATCCGTTCCTGGAACGCAAGCTTCTGGGTGTGCTGGCGGATTACGTTACGGCGGAAGATGGCACGGGCCTGGTCCATACGGCGCCGGGGCACGGCCGTGAAGATTACGACACAGGCATGCGATACGGCCTCGAAATCTATTCTCCCGTGGGCGACGCGGGCGAGTTCACCGAAGGCTTGCCCGAATACAAGGGGAAAAAGGTATTTGAAGCCAATGAAAGCATCATCAACCTGGTAAAATCCCGCGGCAATTTGATGGGGCCGGCGGGCCGCCTGACGCACTCTTATCCGCATTGCTGGCGCTGCCACAATCCCATCATCTTCCGGGCCAACGAGCAGTGGTTTGTGAGCATTGACCATGAGCGGCTGCGCGAACGCTCGCTGGAAGAAATCAGGAAAGTTCGCTGGTCGCCGGACTGGGGTGAAGAGCGTATTTCCAACATGATTGCCACGCGGCCAGACTGGTGTATTTCCCGGCAGCGGGCGTGGGGAGTGCCCATCACGATTTTTCACTGCATTGATTGCAACAAACCCTTGCTCGACGCCAGCCTTGCCCGCAGGGCGATCGAGCTGTTCAAGAAGGAAAGCGCGGACGCCTGGTATACGCATGATGTCACGGACCTGCTTCCGCCGGGTGCCACGTGCCCTGGTTGCGGCGGCGGCAACCTGCGCAAGGAGACCGACATTCTTGATGTCTGGTTTGATTCCGGCTCCAGCCACACCGCCGTGCTGGGCCACCGGCCAGACTTGCCCTGGCCTGCGGATGTTTACCTTGAAGGCGGCGACCAGTATCGCGGATGGTTCCACAGTTCGTTGCTGGTGGGCATGGTGACGAAGGGCGGCGCGCCTTATCGCGTGGTGCTCACCAACGGCTGGGCGCTCGACGCGCAGGGCCGCGCCATGTCAAAGTCGCTGGGCAATGTCATCGATCCAAACGAAGTCATCAAGACGCACGGGGCGGAAATCCTGCGGCTCTGGGTGGCTTCCATCGACTTCCGCGAGGATGTGGTGATCTCTTCGGAGATCCTGACGCGGCTGTCGGAAGCTTATCGCAAACTTCGCAACACCTTCCGCTACTGCCTTTCGAATCTTTATGACTTCGACCCCGCCGGCAACAGCGTGCGCGGGGACCAGCTTGGAGAGATCGACTGCTGGGCACACGTCGAGACCGCAAACCTGCTGGAAAGGGTTTACGCAGCCTATAACGAGGACGCTTTCCACAAGGTTTATCGGGCCATCTACGATTTTGCGACCATCGAGCTGAGCTCTTTCTATTTCGATATTCTGAAGGACCGGCTCTACACGGCCCCGGCGCAGTCGGTGCGGCGGCGGGCCGCGCAGACCACCCTCTACCGCATTGCCGACGCGCTTGTCCGGGCAGTGGCTCCGCTGATGTGCTTTACCGCTGAAGAGGTCTGGGCGCACCTGCCGCCAGACTCATCGCGCGAGCCCAGCGTTCACCTCGCGCAATTTACTCCAACGTCCAGCCTGCGCGATGAGGTTCCGGCGCCTTGCCAGCAAAAACTTGACAACTGGCCGCGGTTGATTGAGGTGCGTGATGTTGCGCTGAAGGCGCTGGAATCGGCACGGCGCGAAGATGTAATCCACAGCCCGCTTGAGGCCAGGCTCATCCTGAGCGGCGACGAGAATTTCGGTCCTCTGCTTGAACAATATCGTTCAGAGTTGCCCACGCTCCTGATCGTCTCCCAGGTGCAGCTTGAGCCATATACATCAAGCGCTGCTGAAAGCTCTGTGCCGGGACTGAAGATCAGAATCGAGCGCGCCTCCGGAGGCAAATGCGCCCGTTGCTGGAACTACTCGGAGCAGGTTGGGAAGGACGACGTATATCCCGAGGTCTGCGAGCGTTGCCTGGCCGCCTTGCACGAAATTGAATCCGAAGCAGATTAG